The Cryomorphaceae bacterium DNA window GTGATGGGAAATATAGGCGCCGTGCTTCATGAGAAGGGCGATTACGAAGGAGCGCGATATCATTATAAGCAGTCGGTTGAAAGCAACCGCACGCAAAGCGACACCTGGGGTGTGGCCTATAACCTGCACCGCCTGGGAGTGCTGATGCAGGACCTCGGTAAATACGACAGCGCGGCATACTACATGGAGCAGGCCTATGAATTGCGTACAGAGCTCAACCAAAAACTGGAGCTTGCCGAAACGATGATTTCTCTTGGGTCTATCTGGGCTAAACTCGGCAAAAGCCGACAAGGATTGGAAATGACACATCGTGGCCTTGCCATCGCTGACGAAATCAAGGCAGCCGAGTCGCAAACCACAGCGCACAAGGAATTGTCGGCTATGTACAGTGATATGGGTGATTTTCGAAATGCCCTTGAACACATGAAGCGCTACGCGCAGTTTCGCGATAGCGTGCTCACCGAAGAGAAAATACAGATATCGGCCCACCTGGAGGCACGGTATGAGTCGGCAGTGAAAGACCGCCGGCTGGCAGAGAATGAACTTGAGATATCTTCCGCCAATGCAAAAATATCGGAGCAGCGCAGGGTAGTTCAGCTCAGTCTTTTTGGGGCAGGTGCCATGCTGCTTGTCCTGATTCTGTTGCTGTGGGTACTGTCAGAGCGCCGCAAACGAAACCTGCAACAACTACTTCAACTGCAAAAAGAGAAAGAACTGGTTTCGCTCAAAAGCATGATGATGGGCGAAGAAAAGGAGCGAACACGCATTGCCCGCGACCTTCACGACGGCCTGAGCGGTTTACTGGCTTCCATCCGCATTCGCTTCGATGCGCTTAAACACGATTTCGGTGCGCTTAGTACCAGCCAGAAGTACTCGTCGGCACTGCAATCGCTCGACGAGGCCAGCAGTGAGGTGCGCCGCATTGCACATAACATGATGCCTGAGGTGCTGATGAAATTCGGCCTGGTAGAAGCATTGTCTGAATATGTCAACAACCTCACCATTTCAGGTGAACGCGAAATTGTGTTTAACCACTATGGTCTGGAACAACGCCTTTCTGCGGGTGCCGAACTTGTTCTTTATCGGGTCATACAGGAATTGCTGAACAATATCGTACGCCACAGTAGGGCAACCGAGGTGGTTTTGCAAATCAACCGACATGAGAATATGCTCACCATAACCGTGGAAGATAACGGTGTGGGTTTCGATCCTTCCTATCTCGCAAAAAATAAAGGCATTGGCATGCAAAACCTCGCCTCGCGGGTAGAGTATCTCAATGGTGAACTGAACATCGAGTCGCAGCCCGAAAAAGGCACCTCTGTTTTTATTGAGATTAACCTTTCCAGAATCCCGAAAGACCATGATTAAGCTCGCCATCACCGATGATCACCCACTCATATTAAAAGGTATTGCTGACCTGCTGAGCAAAATGAATGACGTGCAACTTACCGGGCAATACCTCAACCTTGAGGAAACCCGCGCCGGATTGGAGCAAGGGCTTCCGGATGTGTTGCTTCTCGATATCAACCTTCCCGACGGCGACGGGATACAATACTGCAAGGAGGTAACCAGGCAGTACCCCGGCCTTAAGGTGTTGGCGCTCACAACCTACAACCAGAATGTGCTGGTGAAAAACATGATGCGCAATGGTGCGCGCGGTTTTCTGCTGAAAAATACCTCGCTCGATGAGCTGCAAACGGCCATTCAAACGGTGCACAAAGGTGAGCTTTACCTTCAGGATGAGATACGGGAAGCCCTGTTGCGCGACTCCATCGGAGCCTCCGCCCCGAAAACAACGTTTCGGCCCGTGCTTACCCGACGCGAAAAGGAGGTGCTGCAACTTATTATGGATGAATTCACCACGCAGGAAATCGCAGACAAGCTTTTCCTTTCTCCTAAAACGGTGGAGACCCACCGCCTGAATCTGTTGCAAAAACTGGGCGTGCGAAACACAGCGGGTCTGGTGAAGGAGGCCATCCGGCAGGGTTTGCTCGACTAGAGCTCCTAAGGGAATACCCCCGGTTTAACCAATGGTTGTTTACCCGCAACCACAACAGAGCTGCGATACAGACCTTTGGAATAACACAAAATTCCAAAAGTCATGAAAACATTTTCACTCTTTGTACTACTGCTTTCAGCAGTGCAGTTTCAGGCGCAGACCCTCATTGGCTCTGCCGGAACCGAACATGCGGGCAACAACGCGCAGCTATCCTGGAGCCTGGGCGAAATTGCCGTCCAAACACTTGAAGGTGCGGTTACACTCACCCAGGGCTTTCAGCAGGTTGACCAGATTTCCACCGATGTGCCCGAATGGTCTTCCCTCACGGGAATGAACCTCTATCCCAACCCTTGTTCTACTCAGCTTTTCCTGGCCATCGAGGAGCCTGGCCAGTTCGATGTGGAAATCTACGACATGAATGGCCGTGTGGTCCTTCATCAGCAAGCAGGTTTCTCAAGCCTCAACGAGCTCAATGTGATGAACCTCACCAACGGGCATTACGTGCTGCGCATTCGCGAAACGCACGGCGCTCAGTCGCAAACCTTTCAATTCATCAAATCCCGATAATCAAATGTTTACCCAATCATTCAAACAACCAAAGTCATGAAAACAATTGTATCTACTCTTTTGCTGGCCTTTGCCTTTGTGCAGTTTGGCGTAGCACAACCCGACATGTTTAATTACCAAACCGTAG harbors:
- a CDS encoding DNA-binding response regulator, encoding MIKLAITDDHPLILKGIADLLSKMNDVQLTGQYLNLEETRAGLEQGLPDVLLLDINLPDGDGIQYCKEVTRQYPGLKVLALTTYNQNVLVKNMMRNGARGFLLKNTSLDELQTAIQTVHKGELYLQDEIREALLRDSIGASAPKTTFRPVLTRREKEVLQLIMDEFTTQEIADKLFLSPKTVETHRLNLLQKLGVRNTAGLVKEAIRQGLLD
- a CDS encoding tetratricopeptide repeat protein translates to MGAGLTPFAYSQTSYLDSLKIELRKAEADSHRIYLLGRLTWHSIVNHTEQARAYNDTARILADEMVDTLEVAKALHYRGLLERFAGNYLEAITNLEKAGKLYDQFKEINGKAGVLLNLGVVFSMIGDYDRAIDYYYRQIELNEQLADTFQIGNTLNSIGSVHRKLGNYGEALAKYEEALEIMERMNKPWNWGLVMGNIGAVLHEKGDYEGARYHYKQSVESNRTQSDTWGVAYNLHRLGVLMQDLGKYDSAAYYMEQAYELRTELNQKLELAETMISLGSIWAKLGKSRQGLEMTHRGLAIADEIKAAESQTTAHKELSAMYSDMGDFRNALEHMKRYAQFRDSVLTEEKIQISAHLEARYESAVKDRRLAENELEISSANAKISEQRRVVQLSLFGAGAMLLVLILLLWVLSERRKRNLQQLLQLQKEKELVSLKSMMMGEEKERTRIARDLHDGLSGLLASIRIRFDALKHDFGALSTSQKYSSALQSLDEASSEVRRIAHNMMPEVLMKFGLVEALSEYVNNLTISGEREIVFNHYGLEQRLSAGAELVLYRVIQELLNNIVRHSRATEVVLQINRHENMLTITVEDNGVGFDPSYLAKNKGIGMQNLASRVEYLNGELNIESQPEKGTSVFIEINLSRIPKDHD
- a CDS encoding T9SS C-terminal target domain-containing protein; this translates as MKTFSLFVLLLSAVQFQAQTLIGSAGTEHAGNNAQLSWSLGEIAVQTLEGAVTLTQGFQQVDQISTDVPEWSSLTGMNLYPNPCSTQLFLAIEEPGQFDVEIYDMNGRVVLHQQAGFSSLNELNVMNLTNGHYVLRIRETHGAQSQTFQFIKSR